From a single Sorghum bicolor cultivar BTx623 chromosome 5, Sorghum_bicolor_NCBIv3, whole genome shotgun sequence genomic region:
- the LOC8079953 gene encoding mitochondrial substrate carrier family protein C, with protein sequence MPMAPDRPLEAFITAARGAIAHLHLPVIHVPGSNSSPTPNPKQQEEPGADCLVHLHVVVTNFLHKPLKSFARCFKPKRRAGKHFSPLHWDHSNGGTPQQQLELLLCIAFDAVAHNLHLLEDACRQKGEEFGMATRQLEQFVVLRKIIDGKRADFDGFLSNLGFAKVGAPPPRARIMSGASPVPAPAPVSDQEDGAGIVDSDQEDGGGIGDSEAVDNASGTQQPAQKLPARLLNIPLSNVERLRSTLSAVSLTELIELVPQLVSRSSTSADAHPDKKKLFSVQDFFRYAEIEGKRFFEELDRDGDGQVTLEDLEIAMRKRRLPRRYARELFRHTRSNFFSKSIGWKQFLSLMEQKEATILRAYTTLCLSKSGTLHKNQILTSLKGAGLPANEDNATAMLRYLNSDSEGSISYGHFRNFMLLLPSERLEDDPRNIWFEAATVVAVAPPIEISTGSVLKSALAGGLASALSTSLLHPIDSMKTRVQASTLSFPELISKLPQIGLQGLYRGSIPAILGQFSSHGLRTGIFEATKLVLINVAPTLPEIQVQSMASFCSTVLGTAVRIPCEVLKQRLQAGIFNNVGEAIVGTMRQDGPKGFFRGTGATLCREVPFYVAGMCLYAEAKKAAQHVLKRDLEAWETVAVGALSGGLAAIVTTPFDVMKTRMMTAPPGTPVSMQMIVFSILRNEGPLGLFKGAIPRFFWIAPLGAMNFAGYELAKKAMIEDESKSRESIEEKKTMVGSRG encoded by the exons ATGCCCATGGCGCCCGACCGCCCCTTAGAGGCCTTCATCACTGCCGCCCGTGGCGCAATCGCGCACCTTCACCTTCCTGTCATCCACGTCCCCGGATCCAATTCCAGTCCCACTCCCAACCCCAAGCAGCAGGAGGAACCCGGGGCCGACTGCCTGGTCCACCTCCACGTCGTGGTCACCAACTTCCTCCACAAGCCCCTCAAGTCATTCGCCAGATGCTTCAAGCCCAAGCGACGGGCAGGCAAACACTTCTCGCCGCTCCACTGGGATCACAGCAATGGCGGCACCCCACAGCAGCAGCTGGAGCTCCTGCTCTGCATTGCGTTCGACGCCGTCGCCCACAACCTGCACTTGCTGGAGGATGCCTGTAGGCAGAAAGGTGAAGAATTTGGTATGGCTACGCGACAGCTGGAGCAATTTGTGGTTCTCAGGAAGATAATCGATGGGAAGAGGGCCGATTTCGATGGGTTCCTTTCTAACCTGGGCTTTGCAAAGGTTGGGGCACCGCCGCCGCGAGCAAGGATCATGAGCGGTGCGTCCCCTGtcccagcaccagcaccagtaAGCGACCAGGAGGATGGTGCTGGAATTGTGGACAGCGACCAGGAGGATGGTGGTGGAATTGGGGACAGCGAGGCGGTGGACAATGCTAGTGGTACACAGCAGCCAGCACAGAAATTGCCTGCCCGGCTGCTTAACATTCCTTTGTCGAATGTGGAGCGTCTGCGGTCTACGCTATCGGCAGTTTCACTGACAGAGCTCATTGAATTAGTCCCGCAGCTGGTGAGCAGATCATCAACATCGGCGGATGCACATCCTGACAAGAAGAAGCTTTTCTCAGTGCAAGACTTCTTCAGATATGCAGAAATTGAAG GAAAGCGATTCTTTGAAGAGTTAGACAGAGATGGTGATGGCCAAGTCACTCTAGAAGATCTCGAAATTGCAATGAGGAAGAGGCGGTTACCAAGGAGGTATGCTCGAGAATTGTTCCGCCATACAAGAAGCAACTTCTTTTCGAAATCAATTGGGTGGAAGCAATTTTTATCCTTGATGGAACAGAAGGAGGCAACCATTCTCCGAGCATATACCACGTTGTGTTTGAGCAAGTCTGGAACACTTCACAAGAATCAAATTTTGACTTCCTTGAAAGGTGCTGGACTTCCGGCCAATGAAGATAATGCCACTGCCATGCTACGGTATCTAAATTCTGATTCAGAAGGATCAATCTCATATGGCCATTTCCGGAACTTCATGCTTCTACTTCCTTCAGAACGCCTTGAGGATGATCCTCG GAACATCTGGTTTGAAGCTGCTactgttgttgctgttgcccCACCTATAGAAATATCCACAGGAAGTGTTTTGAAGTCTGCTTTAGCTGGAGGTCTTGCAAGTGCGCTCTCTACCTCTCTGCTGCATCCTATTGATTCAATGAAG ACACGTGTCCAAGCATCTACACTCTCATTTCCAGAGCTCATTTCAAAGCTTCCACAAATTGGGCTTCAGGGATTGTATCGGGGTTCTATCCCAGCAATTCTCGGCCAATTTTCAAG CCATGGTTTGAGGACAGGAATCTTTGAAGCAACCAAGCTTGTGTTAATTAATGTCGCTCCGACACTTCCAGAGATTCAG GTGCAATCAATGGCTTCCTTCTGCAGCACAGTCCTAGGGACTGCAGTCCGTATACCTTGCGAGGTTCTTAAGCAGCGTTTGCAAGCTGGAATCTTCAACAATGTAGGGGAGGCAATTGTTGGCACCATGCGACAAGATGGCCCAAAGGGTTTTTTTCGTGGCACTGGGGCCACACTCTGTCGCGAGGTTCCGTTCTATGTTGCTGGAATGTGCCTCTATGCAGAAGCTAAGAAG GCAGCACAGCATGTTTTGAAGAGAGACTTGGAAGCATGGGAAACAGTGGCAGTTGGAGCATTGTCTGGAGGACTTGCGGCAATAGTGACCACTCCATTTGACGTGATGAAAACGCGGATGATGACTGCCCCTCCAGGCACACCAGTGTCTATGCAGATGATAGTCTTCTCCATCCTTCGAAATGAGGGTCCACTTGGGCTTTTCAAGGGTGCGATCCCCCGCTTCTTCTGGATTGCCCCTCTTGGTGCAATGAACTTTGCAGGCTACGAGCTTGCCAAGAAGGCGATGATCGAAGATGAGAGCAAGTCCAGAGAATCAATAGAGGAGAAAAAAACCATGGTGGGTTCCAGAGGATAA